A stretch of DNA from Candidatus Polarisedimenticolia bacterium:
GCCGTTGGCCCGGACGCCCGGTCCGGACGCCCGGAACTCGGCCGGGACGCGGTTCAGGGCGTCGTTCTTCTTCAGATTGATATGGCCGATGTTCGTGGAGATCAGCCCGCGCGGATCGCGCGCCTCGGCCGCCTTGAACCCCTTGCCGAACGGCGTCAGCCCCTCGGGCCGCGCCGTCGCGTTCAGGGGCGGGTTCCTGCGCCTCCACTTCTCGACGGCGACCTCGTCCATGTGGGCGCCGCCACTCTCGGTCAGCACCTGGTTCTGCCGGCCACCACGGCTCGCCCAGTTGAATGCGGCCGGAGCGACCAGCAGCAGGGAAAGCATCACGCCCGCGATCAGCACGCCACGGAGCGACCTGAAATAGGCACTTCGGCTCATCATGACCTCCCGAAATGGGAAGAGGCGCCTGGCAGGAGCTGGAGGCGCCTGTTCATCGGTAAAGACTTTTGATTCCTCGTACGCCCTCGAAGACTCGTCACCCGGTCCTTGCATCCCTGCGCCATCCGGGCCCGGCGGGACATGCCCACGGGCGCGGAGCCGCAGATATGAGTGGCCTATCTGTACGGTGGTACCGGGGGGTTGTCAACTTGATTCTTGGTGGAGAACCCGCTGTTTCATGATGCGGATTGTTTTTACAGCAATCCGAACCATATCCGCGGAGCGATGATTTATGGACGTTTTATATGGGTCTTTGTCATAACGCCAATGCCGGAACGGCGCCCCGGATGGGGCACGAGGCACTCGGGGGGGCGCCTCGATCAGCGGCTGCCGGTGCGCAGGTAGACAGCCGTCAGGGACTCCTCGCGCAGCCTCTCCGAGTCGATCTCGAGGCGCCTCGCCCGGTCGCGGATCTTCGTCGCCCGGGCCTCGTCCGTCACGCCCTTGAGGTTGACCCGCACGCTCAAAATCGCCCCGCGCAGCCCGGCGTAGGCCAGGAGCGCTGCGGCCCCGACGTCGCTGACCGCATTGACGTTCCCCTTGAACGCCAGCTCCCCCGCCATCCCCATCAGGACGGCGCAGGCGTCCGCGATCGCCATCGGCGTCTCGATGGCGAACAGATTGGCCCGGCCCAGGGCGGCGGCGCGCGCGTCCTTCTCGGCCGGGGTCGACTTGGGGAGCCGCAGCGCCTTCACCACGCTGTCGTACGCCTCCGCGTCCCGGTCCACCAGCGCCAGGAGGTCCTTGCGCAGGCTCTCGGCCCGCCCCTTGATTCCCTGCACGGCCTCCTCGTGCGACCGGTACGCCTCCCTGCCCAGGGTGAGATCGCACATCATGCGGAGGAGGGAGGCGGCCGTGGCCCCTGCCAGGGCCGAAGCGCTGCCGCCGCCCGGCGTCGGCGTGGGAGCGGCCAGGGCCTCCACGAATTCCTCGACGGTCAGTCCGGTCAGCATGGCTCGTGTCCTCGTGGCTCCTGCCCTTGCCTCACCACGGAGCCGGCGCGCCAGCCGGTCGATGAGGCCCCTGAGCGCGCGGCCGACTCGTGGCATGGAAATCTACGATCCTGTCTCCGGGGTGTCAAGGTCAGAAACCGCCGGAAGGCCTGTCTGTCGCGCCATTCCCTGGAGTGCCCGGCGCGGTCCCGGCGATGGCACCGTCCTCCACCACCACGCGTCCCCGCTTGACCACGGTGCGGCAGTGGTTGACGCCGAAATGGTAGACCAGGTGAAGGTGGTTTGGAACGTCGAGCACCTGGACGTCCGCCTCCTTGCCCGGCTCGAGGCTCCCGACCCGCCCGGCCAGGCCGAGGGAGTGGGCCGCATTCAACGTCGAGGCCACGATCGCCTCGGCCGGCGACAGACCGCCCTCCATGCAGGCCAGGGGCAGGATGGCGGACATCGCCTCGGTCGGGCAGGTCCCGGGGTTGAAATCGGTCGCCAAGGCCACGGCCACGCCCGCGTCCACCAGGCGACGCCCGAGCCCCGGGGCGCCGCGCCCCATGAAGAAGGCGGCCCCCGGCAGGAGGACGGCGTCGGTGCCGGACTCGGCGAGCGCCCGAATCCCCTTCTCCCCCGCGTGCTCGAGATGGTCGGCCGAGGCCGCGCCGAGGCGCGCCGCCAGGGCGGCCCCCCCGCCGTCGCGCAGCTGATCGGCGTGCACCCTCAGCCCGAGTCCGTGCCGGGCCGCCTCCGTCAGGACGCGCTCCGCCTCTTCGATCGTGAACGCGATGTCATCCACGAAGACGTCGCAGAAACGGGCCAGCCCCTCCCGGGAGACCTCCGGGATCATCCGATCGACGATCTCGCGCACGTAGGCCTCGCGCTCCCGCCGTCTCTCCGGGGGGACGGCGTGCGCCCCCAGGAAGGTCGGCACCAGGTCGACCGGATGGATGGCGTCCAGCGCCCGCACCACGCGCAGCTGCTTGATCTCGTCCTCGAGCGTCAGGCCATAGCCGCTCTTGGCCTCGGCGGTGGTCGTGCCGTGCAGAAGCATGCGGTTCAGGCGCCCCTTCCCCATCTCGATCAGGGCGTCGTAGGACGCCTTGCGGGTCGCCTCGACCGTGGACAGGATGCCGCCGCCGCGGGCGGCGATCGCCTCGTAGGACGAGCCCCGCAGGCGTTCCTCGAATTCGCGCTCGCGACTCCCGGCGAACGGCAGGTGGGTGTGGGGGTCGACGAAGCCCGGCAGGACGGTCCGCCCGGTGGCGTCGATCTCAACGCCGCTGCGCTCCAGCCGGACTTGCCGGCGGTACTCGCGCTCGTCCCCTATGAAGACGATCCGGCCGTCCTTCGCCGCCAGGCAGCCGCGCTCGAGGACGCCGAGATCGCCCTGGGCCGCGCCTCGGCGCGGCGCGGCGCCCGCCAGGGTGACGAGCTCGGCGGCATCGACGATCGCCAGGTCGGCGTCGATCATCGTGACGGATCCCGAGGGACCGGGCCCCGGCCGATCAGACCTTCTCCCCGGCGGAAGGCTTCTTCATGAAGCGCAGCCGGTCCTCGATCTCCTCTTCCTTCTTGTGCATGTCGAGCAGGCGCAGGTGCTGCTCGACCGCCGAGCGGACGCGCTGCTCGAAGGCGTCGCGCTCGACCCTCAGGTTCTGGATCATCCCCTCGATCTGGCCCGCCTTGCGCGCCGCCTGATCCAGGAGCTGTCCTCCCTTGATCTCCGCCTCCTTGATGACCAGCTGGGCCTCCTTCCGGCCCTCCTCCTTCATGTCCTGCGCCAGCTTCTGGGCGGTCAGCAGGGTCTCCTTCAGGATCCGCTCGCGCTCCTTGAAGTCGGCCATTCCCGACTTGAGCTGGGCCAGCTCCTCCTTGAGAGCGTTGTTCTCGATGACCAGCCGCTCGAACTCCCCCGCCACCAGGTTCAGGAACGACCGGACCTCCTCGGGGTCCAGGCCGCGCATCTTCTTCGCGAAACGGTGGCTGCTGATGTCGATCGGGGTGATCTTCATGCTCCTCCTCCTTCTTCAGTTCCCGGCCGCGACCGGCGGGCCGGCGCGGCGCTCTCCGAACAGGGCGCGGCCGACCCGGACCATCGTCGCGCCCTCCTCGATGGCCACCTCGAAGTCCTCCGTCATGCCCATCGACAGCTCCCTCAGGTCGAGCCGGGGGTGGCGCCGGCGCGACTCCTCGAGGATGCCGCGCAGGCGGCGAAAGTGCGGACGGCTCCTCTCCGGATCGGGATCGTAGGGCGGCAGGATCATGAGGCCCGTGACCCGCATGGACGTGCACGTCTCCGCCCGGTCGAGCACGGCATCGAGGCCGTCCACAGGAACTCCGAACTTGGTCGCCTCGCCCGCCAGGTCGACCTGGGCCAGCCCTTCGATCGACCGCCCTTCACGGGCGGCCGCCTGGTCCAGACGGGAGAGGATCTCGACGGAGTCGATCGAGTGGATCACCTCGAACAGCCGCGCCGCGTGGTTCGCCTTGTTGGCCTGCAGATGGCCCACCAGGTGCCAGCGCACGCTCCGCGGGATCCGCGGCGCCTTGTCGCGCGCCTCCTGCACCCGGTTCTCGCCGAGATCGTGGAGCCCCGCCGTGACCGCTTCCATGATCCGCTCCGCCTCCACCGTCTTGCCCACACCCACCAGCACGATCGAGCCGGGATCCCGGTTCGCGCGGCGGGCCGCCGCCGCGATCCGCCCGCGGAGGCGCGTCAAGTTGGCTGCGATCGATCCCGCCGCGGCCGGCCCCTGTGCCATAGGCAATCAATATAGCGGGGGGACGGGGCCTGTCAAACCGTCGCCGCCCGGCTTTCGCTGCCCGGCTCCCCTACGGGAGTCGGGGCTGAAACGGGAGCGGCGGCAGATCGCGCAGGACCCGGGGGAGCGGGCCGGAGCTTTCCCGCAGGTCCATGGCGCGATTGGCGAGCGCGTCGGCCGCGCGGTTCTGCTCGCGGCGCACATGCTCGACGACGACCGACGGCAGGCCGCTCATCAGGCGGCGGGCGGCGCCGTGCAGGACCTGGAGGCCCGGGTGCTTCACGCGGTACTCCCCCTTGATCTGCCGCACCAGGAGCTCCGAGTCGGACAGGATGCGCAGCGACGGGGGGGCGGCGGCGACGGCGTATTCGAGGAGGGCCAGGAGGGCGGCATACTCCGCCGTGTTGTTGGTGGCGACCCCGAGGTAGCCGTAGAGATCCGCCACCGGTCGGCCCTCCCCGTCCTGGATGCTGACGCCGTAGCCGGCCGGCCCGGGGTTTCCGCGCGCGCCGCCGTCGATGTGGGCGACCAGGCCTGGAGGCGCGGGCTTCGACCGGCGCCGGGCCGGGCGCGGCGTCACGACGGAGTGGTCTCGGCGCCCGCCGCGTCGGAGCGGGCCCAATCGTCCGGGACGTAGAGGTAGCGCTTGCAGGAGTCGCAGGCGATGAGGCCGGTCGCCCGGCGCACCATCTGGATCAGCTTCGGCATGACACGGACATGGCAGCCGCCACAGCGCTCATCCTGGACCGCGACCAGGGCGAGCCCCTTGCGCTGCCTGGCCACCTTCAGGAACGGCTCCAGGACCGCGGGCGCGATGGCCCCCGACATCTGGCGGCGCTCCGCCTCCAGGGCGGCGATCCGGGCCTCGAGGTCGCGGGTCTCGGCGTCGAGGCGCGACTTGCCATCGGTCGTCTCGCGCCGCCGGCGCTCCAGCTTCTCCCCCAGGGCGCGGACGGCGGCGTTGCGCTTCTCGCTCTCCTCCATTTCGACCAGGATTTTCTCGTCCAGGGCCGCGCGCTCGGATTTGCAGGCCTCGATCTCGTGCAGCATCGCCTGGTATTCCTTGTTGGTCTTCACGTCGAGGAGCTGGCCCTGGTACTTGGTGATCTTCGTCTCGACTCCCATGAGCTCCATCTCGAGACGGCGCCGATCCTTGTTCAGCTCCTGCACGCGGGAGCTCTCGCTCTCGATCTCCTTCTGAGCGGCGATCAGGTCCTTCTCCAGGCGCGCCACCTCGGCGGGGATCGCGGCGATCTTCTCCTGCAGGCCCTCGATCGCGCTCATGACCTCCTGGAGGCGGACGAGCCTGCGAAGATCCTCCATCATGGCGCGACTCCCCAGGACATAAAAAAAGAGGTGCTTCCTTGCGGAAGCACCCCGGGGGCCGCGCACCCGCGGGACCGGCCCGGCGATCGGCCGGGCCAATGCCTCACATTCATCATGAGATCGTCGATCGGCGGATACGGCTTCACGCGACACCCTTGAGGAGCCTGCCTGCCCGAAGGGGCGCGATTATAGCACGCGCGTGCTACCATCCGGCGCCCGTCGCGCCCCGCGGTCCCCGGCGATCCCGGGTGGCCGGGCGCCGGCCGGCGCCCGGAGATTCCTTGGCCGACGTCCCCGCTCCTCGCCGCGCACCCCTTGGGCGCCGCCGCCTGCCGCTGCACTTCAGGATTTTCCTCGGCATGTTCATCGGGGCCGTTCTCGGACTGGCCGCCAACCTGGCCATGGGGGACAGCCCCCTCCTGGGCGGGTTCGTCGCCAACGTGACGAGACCGGTCGGCCAGATCTTCCTGCGCCTCATCTTCATGGTGGTCATCCCCCTGGTCCTGGCTGCGATCATCCTGGGGGTCGCCGAGCTCGGCGATCCGCGGCATCTCGGGCGCGTCGGGCTGAGGACGCTGTTCTTCACCCTGGCCCTGAGCAGCCTCTCGGTCATCATCGGCGTCACCCTCGCGAACGCCATCCGGCCCGGCGCCGGGCTGTCCGACAGCTCGCGCGCCAAGCTCCTCCAGGTGATGAGCGCGAACGCCTCCGCCGTGAAGGCGCCGCCGCCTCCCAAGACCGGGCTCCGGATCCTGGTGGACCTCATCCCCGAGAACCCGGTGAAGGCGATGGTCGGCGCCCTGGACGGCGAGATGATCGCCGTGATGGTGTTCGCCCTGGTGATCGGCGTCGCCCTCACCCTGGTCGACAGGAGGACGGTCGAGCCCCTGCTGCTCTGGCTGCAGGCGGTCTACGAGGTCGTCCTCAAGGTGATCGGGATGGCGATGCAGCTGGCGCCCTACGGCGTCGCGGCGCTCCTGTTCAGCGTCACGGCCACCGCCGGCCTGGACGCCCTCACCGCCCTGGCCTGGTACGTCGTGACCGTCCTTCTGGGGCTGGCGATCCACCAGTTCGTGACCTACTCGCTGCTCGTGAAGTACTACGCGCGCTACTCCCCCTGGCTGTTCTTCAGCCGCATCCGCGAAGTGATGCTGACCGCCTTCTCGACCTCCTCGAGCAATGCCACGCTGCCGGTGACCCTGCGCGTGGCGGAATCGGAGCTCGGCATCCCGCGACCGATCGGCGGCTTCGTCCTGACGCTCGGCTCGACGCTCAACCAGAACGGCACCGCCCTGTACGAGGGGATCACCGTCCTGTTCCTGGCGCAGTTCTTCGGCGTCCCGCTGACGCTCCAGGCGCAGATCACGGTGGTGCTCCTGTCGATCCTCTCGGGAATCGGCACCGCCGGGGTCCCCGGCGGGTCGCTCCCCCTGGTCACCGCCCTCCTGGTCACCATCGGCGTCCCGTACGAAGGGATCGGCATCATCGTCGGGATCGACCGCCTGCTCGACATGTGCCGCACGGTGCTGAACGTCACCGGAGACGTCACGGTCGCGGCGTGCGTCGCCCGCTCCGAAGGCCACATCCTGAAACCCTGAGCGACAGGGCGAAACGCCGTGCTATCCTTCGCTCTCCGATTGAATCGGCCCGTGTCTCGATCGCGCCCTGAAGGAGGGCGTTTTTCGTCATGTCTCGCACCGCGGACGTGGTGATCATCGGCGGCGGCATCCAGGGGGCTTCGATCGCCTACCACCTGACGCTGCGCGGCCAGAAGAACGTCGTGGTCCTCGAGAAGGACACCCTGGCCTCCGGCTGCAGCGGCCGCACCGGCGGCATGATCCGGCAGCACTACTCGACCGGCCTGGTCACGGAGATCGCCCGGCAGGGGCGCGACTTCTTCTCCACCTTCGACCGGGTCGTCGGCGGCCACTCCGGGTGGGTGCAGTGCGGCCTGGTCTACATGGTGACCGGCAAGGACCGGGAGGCGCTGGAGCACAACATCGCCCTCGGCCGGAAGCACGGCGTGCCGACGCGGCTGATCGACGCGCGCGAGGCCCGGGAGCGCGTGCCCGGCCTCAACACGGAGGGGGCGGTCGCCTTCGGATTCGAGGAGAACGCCGGCTACGGCGACGGCTACGGCACGACCGTCGCCTTCGCCGACCGCGCCCGGGAGCAGGGGGCGACCATCCTGCAGGCCACCCCGGCCACGGGCATCCGGCTCGACAACGGCCGCGTCACCGGGGTCACAACACCGAAGGACACGATCGCCACGCGCACGGTCGTGAACGCCGCCGGTCCCTGGGCCGACCGGATCGGCCGGATGGTCGGCCTCGATCTGCCGCTCAAGCTCGAGCTGATCGAGGAGGCGGTCATCCGCGTGCAGGCGCCCGATACCTATCCGATCGACACGCCGAGCGTGTACGACTTCGTGAACGGCCTGTCGTTCCGGCCCGAGGGGACCGGCCACACGGTGGTGGCCGAGGGGAGCTCCTATTTCAAGGGGGACCTCGACGCCGACGGCTACCCCACCCGCCCTTCCGATCGCTACATCGAGGACGTCTCGGAGCGGCTGGCCAAAGCGATGCCGCGCCTGGCCAGCGGCACGCCCCGCGGCGGCTGGGCCGGCCTGCTCGAAGGGACCCCCGACTTCCATCCGATCATGGGGCGGGCGCCCGGGGTCGAGGGATTGCTCCTGTGCTACGGCTTCTCCGGCCACGGATTCAAGGAGGCCCCGGTCACCGGCCGGCTGATCGCCGAGCTGATCCTCGACGGCAGGACCAGCCTCGACATCGCCCCCCTCGGGTTCGAGCGCTTCGCGAAGGGGGAGCTCCTGAGATCAAAATACAAAGACGACCCGGTCATGGCATGAACGCCTGCGATGCTGTCGTCATCGGCGGCGGGCACAACGGGCTGGTGACCGCCGGCTTCCTGGCCCGCGCCGGGCTCAGGGTCGTCGTCCTCGAGCGGCGCACTCTCGTCGGCGGCGCCTGCGTCACCGAGGAGATCGCACCGGGCTTCCGCGCCTCGACCGCCGCCTACATCGCCAGCATGATGCGCCCCGAGGTCATCCGCGACCTGGGGCTCTCGAAGTACGGCCTCCGGATGACGCCGTGCGATCCGATCCTGTTCGTCCCGAGCCGCACCGGCCGCGCGCTCTTCATGCACCAGGACCCCCGGCGCACGGCCGCCGACATCGAGGCCTTCTCGCCGAAGGACGCCCGCGCCTTCCTGCAGTTCGACGCCGAGATCAAGCGGCTGGCGGCCTACCTCGAGCCGTTCTTCATGGAGCCGCCGCCCGCCCTCAACGGCGGCCTGGCGTCGCTCCGGGACCTGGCGCGCCTCGGCCTGCGCCTGCGCCGCCTCGACGACGAGGATGCCGGCCGCCTGACGCAATTCCTGACCGCCAGCGTCATGGACCTGGTGGACGGACGCTTCGAGTCGCCCGAGGTGAAGAACCTGATCGGCTCCTCCAACGTCCTCGGGGCCCACAACGGGCCGATGACCCCGTGCTCGGCCTCCGGCCTCATGTTCCACAGCCTGTCGGGCGGGGACGAGCTGTCGCAGGGGTACATGGGTCACGTGCACGGCGGCATGGGGACGATCTCCGAGGCGCTGGCCTCCGCCGCGCGATCGTTCGGCGCGGTCATCCGCACCTCCGCCGAGGTGGCGCGCATCCTGGTCGAGAAGGGACGCGCCGCGGGCGTCGTGCTCGCGTCGGGGGAGGAGATCCGGGCGCGGGTGGTGGCGAGCAACGCCGACCCGAAGCGCACCTTCCTGAGGCTCCTCGAGCCGGGCCAGCTCGAGGGGAGGTTCCTCGAGGACATCGCGCGCATCAAGATGGCCGGGCCCTGCGCCAAGATCAACTACGCCCTGTCCCAGCCCCCGGTCCTGACGCAGTGGCCGAAGAACCGGACGCTCTCGCCGGCGGACAAGTCCGACTTCACCGTCTGCCACGGGCTCGAGTACCACGAGCGCGCCTGGGACGAGTGCAAGCACGGCCGGGCCTCGACCGAGCCGTACGTCGACTGCGTCGTCCCGACCCATATCGACCCGACCCTGGCGCCGCCGGGTCGCGCCGTCCTGACCGCCTTCGTGCAGTACGCCCCCTACCACCTCGCGGAAGGGACCTGGACGGTCGAGCGGGAGAAGCTGGCCGACCGCGTCACCGACACCATCGAGGAGGTCGCCCCCGGATTCCGGACCTCGGTTCTGGCGCGCGACATCCTGTCGCCGGTCGACCTCGAGTCGCGCTTCGGCCTGACCGAGGGGAACATCTTCCACGGCGACCTGAACCTCGGGCAGCTCTTCCTGGGGCGCCCGGTCCCCGGCTGGGCGCGGTACCGCACGCCGATCCGGGGCCTCTACCTCTGCGGCGCAGGCGTCCACCCCGGCGGCGGCGTCACCGGCGCCCCCGGCTTCAACGCGGCGCAGCAGATCCTCAGAGACTGGAAGGCGAAGCAGCTGCGCTAGGACGCCGCACGGCGCAGGAGCGGCCGCGTCAGGCAGGTGGGGCCGCCGCACCCCTTCGCGGAGATCTCGCCCCCCTCGTAGGTCTTCACCTCGCAGCCGGCTTCGCTCAGGAGGCGGGCCGTCCCCGGGTTTCCTGCGAGCATCACGCAGCAGCGGGGCTCGACGGCGAGGACGTTGCACCCCATCGTGTCGAACTCCCCGTCCGGGACCTCGAGCAGCTGGAATCCGCGGCCCAGCAGCCACCGCCGGAACGGCGCCGGCAGGAGGCGCGAGCGGACCAGGAGAAGATCCCGATCGATCGGGCTCACGAGCGACATCAGATGCAGAACGTCCTCGGGGCCGTTCCAGTGCGGCAGCGGGACCGCGACGATCTCGTCGATGTCGCCGGCCAGGATGAGCCGGAGCTGCCGGATCCCCTCGGCGTTCGTGCGGTACCCCTCTCCCACCGCGGCGGTGCGCGCGTCCAGGAAGACGACGTCCCCCCCTTCCAGGCGGCCCTCGCCCTCGATCCGCCCGGCGATCGGAATGTCAGACCGCGCGAAGAAGCGGCCGGCGGCCTCCGGCTCGCCGCGCCGTGCGGCCTTCCCCATGCTGCAGAGAATCGCCCCGCGCCCCGAGATGACGACGGGATCGTGCGTGTAGATGGAGTCGAGGCCGGTGTCGGGGTCGTGGGGCAGGAAGCTGATCTCCGTCCCCGGCCGACGCACCAGGTCCACGAAGCGCTCGTACTCCTCGAGCGCCTTCCCGAGGTCGGGTGGGCCGGTGAAGCGCAGCTCGCGCCACTGCGCCTCGACCTGTCGCCGGTCGACCCAGGCGTCCTTCGGATGCTTGAGGAGGAGGCGCCGGATGGGCGCAATCTCGGACTGGCTGCCAATCTCGGTCACGCCGCCCGCCTCCCGGGAGATCGCGGTGGGCCCACCTGGATTCGAACCAGGGACCAACTGATTATGAGTCAGCTGCTCTTACCAGGCTGAGCTATGGGCCCGCGCGATGCCGCCACGCGGCGGCATCATTATATATAGGCGGGCCCGGCCGGGGAGCCGGCCCCTGAGCGCGGCCCGGCCGAATACCTCGG
This window harbors:
- a CDS encoding cyclodeaminase/cyclohydrolase family protein, encoding MLTGLTVEEFVEALAAPTPTPGGGSASALAGATAASLLRMMCDLTLGREAYRSHEEAVQGIKGRAESLRKDLLALVDRDAEAYDSVVKALRLPKSTPAEKDARAAALGRANLFAIETPMAIADACAVLMGMAGELAFKGNVNAVSDVGAAALLAYAGLRGAILSVRVNLKGVTDEARATKIRDRARRLEIDSERLREESLTAVYLRTGSR
- a CDS encoding YggS family pyridoxal phosphate-dependent enzyme, whose translation is MTRLRGRIAAAARRANRDPGSIVLVGVGKTVEAERIMEAVTAGLHDLGENRVQEARDKAPRIPRSVRWHLVGHLQANKANHAARLFEVIHSIDSVEILSRLDQAAAREGRSIEGLAQVDLAGEATKFGVPVDGLDAVLDRAETCTSMRVTGLMILPPYDPDPERSRPHFRRLRGILEESRRRHPRLDLRELSMGMTEDFEVAIEEGATMVRVGRALFGERRAGPPVAAGN
- the hutI gene encoding imidazolonepropionase, with protein sequence MIDADLAIVDAAELVTLAGAAPRRGAAQGDLGVLERGCLAAKDGRIVFIGDEREYRRQVRLERSGVEIDATGRTVLPGFVDPHTHLPFAGSREREFEERLRGSSYEAIAARGGGILSTVEATRKASYDALIEMGKGRLNRMLLHGTTTAEAKSGYGLTLEDEIKQLRVVRALDAIHPVDLVPTFLGAHAVPPERRREREAYVREIVDRMIPEVSREGLARFCDVFVDDIAFTIEEAERVLTEAARHGLGLRVHADQLRDGGGAALAARLGAASADHLEHAGEKGIRALAESGTDAVLLPGAAFFMGRGAPGLGRRLVDAGVAVALATDFNPGTCPTEAMSAILPLACMEGGLSPAEAIVASTLNAAHSLGLAGRVGSLEPGKEADVQVLDVPNHLHLVYHFGVNHCRTVVKRGRVVVEDGAIAGTAPGTPGNGATDRPSGGF
- a CDS encoding dicarboxylate/amino acid:cation symporter, with translation MADVPAPRRAPLGRRRLPLHFRIFLGMFIGAVLGLAANLAMGDSPLLGGFVANVTRPVGQIFLRLIFMVVIPLVLAAIILGVAELGDPRHLGRVGLRTLFFTLALSSLSVIIGVTLANAIRPGAGLSDSSRAKLLQVMSANASAVKAPPPPKTGLRILVDLIPENPVKAMVGALDGEMIAVMVFALVIGVALTLVDRRTVEPLLLWLQAVYEVVLKVIGMAMQLAPYGVAALLFSVTATAGLDALTALAWYVVTVLLGLAIHQFVTYSLLVKYYARYSPWLFFSRIREVMLTAFSTSSSNATLPVTLRVAESELGIPRPIGGFVLTLGSTLNQNGTALYEGITVLFLAQFFGVPLTLQAQITVVLLSILSGIGTAGVPGGSLPLVTALLVTIGVPYEGIGIIVGIDRLLDMCRTVLNVTGDVTVAACVARSEGHILKP
- a CDS encoding DivIVA domain-containing protein; protein product: MKITPIDISSHRFAKKMRGLDPEEVRSFLNLVAGEFERLVIENNALKEELAQLKSGMADFKERERILKETLLTAQKLAQDMKEEGRKEAQLVIKEAEIKGGQLLDQAARKAGQIEGMIQNLRVERDAFEQRVRSAVEQHLRLLDMHKKEEEIEDRLRFMKKPSAGEKV
- a CDS encoding FAD-dependent oxidoreductase is translated as MSRTADVVIIGGGIQGASIAYHLTLRGQKNVVVLEKDTLASGCSGRTGGMIRQHYSTGLVTEIARQGRDFFSTFDRVVGGHSGWVQCGLVYMVTGKDREALEHNIALGRKHGVPTRLIDAREARERVPGLNTEGAVAFGFEENAGYGDGYGTTVAFADRAREQGATILQATPATGIRLDNGRVTGVTTPKDTIATRTVVNAAGPWADRIGRMVGLDLPLKLELIEEAVIRVQAPDTYPIDTPSVYDFVNGLSFRPEGTGHTVVAEGSSYFKGDLDADGYPTRPSDRYIEDVSERLAKAMPRLASGTPRGGWAGLLEGTPDFHPIMGRAPGVEGLLLCYGFSGHGFKEAPVTGRLIAELILDGRTSLDIAPLGFERFAKGELLRSKYKDDPVMA
- a CDS encoding C4-type zinc ribbon domain-containing protein is translated as MSAIEGLQEKIAAIPAEVARLEKDLIAAQKEIESESSRVQELNKDRRRLEMELMGVETKITKYQGQLLDVKTNKEYQAMLHEIEACKSERAALDEKILVEMEESEKRNAAVRALGEKLERRRRETTDGKSRLDAETRDLEARIAALEAERRQMSGAIAPAVLEPFLKVARQRKGLALVAVQDERCGGCHVRVMPKLIQMVRRATGLIACDSCKRYLYVPDDWARSDAAGAETTPS
- a CDS encoding NAD(P)/FAD-dependent oxidoreductase; translated protein: MNACDAVVIGGGHNGLVTAGFLARAGLRVVVLERRTLVGGACVTEEIAPGFRASTAAYIASMMRPEVIRDLGLSKYGLRMTPCDPILFVPSRTGRALFMHQDPRRTAADIEAFSPKDARAFLQFDAEIKRLAAYLEPFFMEPPPALNGGLASLRDLARLGLRLRRLDDEDAGRLTQFLTASVMDLVDGRFESPEVKNLIGSSNVLGAHNGPMTPCSASGLMFHSLSGGDELSQGYMGHVHGGMGTISEALASAARSFGAVIRTSAEVARILVEKGRAAGVVLASGEEIRARVVASNADPKRTFLRLLEPGQLEGRFLEDIARIKMAGPCAKINYALSQPPVLTQWPKNRTLSPADKSDFTVCHGLEYHERAWDECKHGRASTEPYVDCVVPTHIDPTLAPPGRAVLTAFVQYAPYHLAEGTWTVEREKLADRVTDTIEEVAPGFRTSVLARDILSPVDLESRFGLTEGNIFHGDLNLGQLFLGRPVPGWARYRTPIRGLYLCGAGVHPGGGVTGAPGFNAAQQILRDWKAKQLR
- a CDS encoding ribonuclease HI family protein codes for the protein MTPRPARRRSKPAPPGLVAHIDGGARGNPGPAGYGVSIQDGEGRPVADLYGYLGVATNNTAEYAALLALLEYAVAAAPPSLRILSDSELLVRQIKGEYRVKHPGLQVLHGAARRLMSGLPSVVVEHVRREQNRAADALANRAMDLRESSGPLPRVLRDLPPLPFQPRLP
- a CDS encoding arginine deiminase family protein, translating into MTEIGSQSEIAPIRRLLLKHPKDAWVDRRQVEAQWRELRFTGPPDLGKALEEYERFVDLVRRPGTEISFLPHDPDTGLDSIYTHDPVVISGRGAILCSMGKAARRGEPEAAGRFFARSDIPIAGRIEGEGRLEGGDVVFLDARTAAVGEGYRTNAEGIRQLRLILAGDIDEIVAVPLPHWNGPEDVLHLMSLVSPIDRDLLLVRSRLLPAPFRRWLLGRGFQLLEVPDGEFDTMGCNVLAVEPRCCVMLAGNPGTARLLSEAGCEVKTYEGGEISAKGCGGPTCLTRPLLRRAAS